In Bacteroidales bacterium, the genomic stretch CTTAGCTGTTCTATGTTCAGATTTTAAATAGCGATAAATTTCGCCCCAATCTGTTGTAGTAAAAGTTGCATTGGGATGAGGTTCTTTATGTAATAAAATGGATTTACACTTTAAATTTTTCGCTAATTGTACATCTGTAACTCTGTCTCCGATTACAAAAGAATTTGTCAAATCGTAATTTCCTTTTATGTAATGAGTTAGCTTTGCTGTTCCCGGTTTTCGGGTGGGGAGGTTCTCGTGAGGGAAAGAGCAATCAATTAACACTTCGGAGAAACATACTCCTTCATTTTCAAAGGCTTTTATTATTTTTTTTTGAACTCCCCAAAATGTATTTTCGGGAAACGAATCTGTTCCCAATCCGTCTTGGTTTGTAACCATCACTAACTCGTATTCTAGTTCGTTTGCAATACGCGACAAGTATTGGAAAACCTTAGGATAAAATTCTAAATTTTCAAAGCTATCAATTTGTTCATCTTCAGGCTTGATAATGAGTGTTCCGTCGCGGTCAATAAATAGTAATTTTTTCATGCGTCTAAATTTTTTAGCTCTGCCATTAGCAAATAATTTTCGTTAGGCGTACCAACAGTAATGCGAATACAGTTTTCTACTTGCAAATGACGATTTCTTGTAATAATATTCTTATCAATTAATTGATTGTAAATGTGATTAGCATTGGAAAACTGAACCAATAAGAAATTAGCGTCAGAAGGATATATCTTTTTTACTATAGAAAGTTTTTTTAACTCATCAATTAATTTTTCTCTTTCGTTTGTAATATTGCTAACACATACAGATTTTTTACGTTTCATTGAAATAGCATCTAAAGCTGCATTCATATTTAATCTACTAATGTTGTAAGGAGGCTTTACTTTGTTGAATAGAGCAATAATCTCTTTTTGTGAAATCGCAATCCCCACTCTTGCTCCGGCTAATGCCCAAGCTTTACTAAATGTTTGCATAACAACAAGATTTGGATAAGTGAATATTTTTGGGACAAAGGTTTTGTCCTTGCAAAAATCAATATAGGCTTCATCTAACACAACAATTCCTTGAAAATCATCTAATAATATATTTATATTTTTTAAACTATTCCCCGTTGGGTTATTAGGAGAACAAATAAATATAAGTTTAATGGAACTGTCATTTTTGATTTTTTCTAAAACCGCATCTATATTCAATTGAAAGTTACTAAGAAGTGGGATATTGACAATTTTTATGTCGTTAATATTTGCTGATACTTCATACATTCCATAGGTTGGAGGACAAATTAGTACGCTGTCTTTACCTGGATTGGCAAAAATACGATAAGTTAAATCAATCACTTCGTCACTTCCGTTTCCAATGAATATATTTTCGGTAGGAATTTCTTTTAATTCTGAAAGAGCAACTTTTAATTCTTTTTGGCGAGGGTCAGGGTATCGGTTTAGGGAGCCATAAGGATTTTCATTTGCATCTAGAAATACTCCTTTGCTTCCCTGAAAATCGTCTCGAGCACTTGAATAAGGTTTTAAATTCCAAATATTTGGTCGAACAAGCGATTCTAAATTAAATAGCTTCATATTGTATTTGAATTTATTTTTTAGGTTTTGTTTTTAGTGATTTTGATGGATTAATATCTCTTAACCGCAAAGTAACCGCATTTTTATGTGCAAAAAGCTGTTCAGTTTCTGCCATAATTTCAACAGTATTGCCAATAGAGGTTATGCCTTCTGCCGAAATCTGTTGAAATGTAATTTTTTTCACAAAACTATCGAGCGATACTCCGCTATATGCTTTTGCATGGGCGTTTGTTGGTAGTGTATGATTTGTGCCGCTTGCATAATCTCCTAAACTTTCGCAACTGTAATTCCCGAGAAAAACAGAGCCTGCATTTAAAATATTTTTGCTAAAAAACACCGGATTTTTAACTGCTAAAATTAAATGTTCGGGAGCATATTCGTTGCTGAACGCCATGCATTCGTCTAAGCTGTTAAAAACAATCGCCTTACTATTTTTCAGTGCTTGCATCGCTATTTCTTTACGTGGAAGATTATTCAATTGCGTATAGAGTTCTTTATTTACATTTTTTACAACTTGTTTGTTGTTGGAAAGCAAAATTACCTGACTATCAGCACCATGCTCAGCTTGTGAAAGTAAATCGGCAGCAACAAAAGCGGGGTTACATGTTTCATCTGCAATAACTAACAATTCACTTGGTCCTGCCGGCATGTCAATTGCAACACCATGATATTGAGTGAAATGTTTAGCTGCCATTACGTATTGATTTCCCGGACCGAAAATTTTATTCACTTTTGGAATACTTTCCGTACCAAATGCCATTGCAGCAATTGCTTGAATTCCACCGGCAGCAACAATTTTGGTAACGCCAACCAAGTTTGCAGTATATAATATAGCAGGATGTATGTTACCATTAGAATCGGGGGGAGTACAAAGTATAATTTCACGGCATCCTGCAATTTTTGCAGGGATGGCAAGCATAAGAACTGTAGAGAAAAGTGGGGCGGAGCCACCAGGTATGTAAATACCAACACGTTCGATAGGACGCGATTCACGCCAACAAACTATTCCGGGCGAAGTTTTTACCTTTTGAGGTTTTTCTTGTTGCGATAAGTGAAATGTTTCGATGTTTTTTCGTGCTAATTCGACAGCTTGCTTTAGCTCTTCCGATATTTTTTTTGATGCCTTTTCAATAGCTTTATTGTCAATTATAAGTTTTTTCTGATTTGGGAAATCGAATACTCTATTGTATTGCAAAACAGCTTTATCGCCTTTGTTAAGAATGTTGTAGAACATCATTGCTACTGTTTTCATCAGTTTTTGTTGATTTAAAACTGGCCGTTTTGTAAGTTTTTCCCATTTTATAGGTGAAGGATAGTTTATAGTTTTCATTATGTGTTATAATATCATTTTTTCTATATTAATTACTAAAATTCCCTGCGCTTCTACATTTTTAAGAGCATCAATCACATCCCAGAATTGATCTTCTTTTACAACGGAATGAACGCTGCTCCAACCTTCTTCGGCAAGTGGAATAATGCTAGGCGACTTCATCCCAGGTAAAATACCACAGATAGCAGGAATAGATTTATTGGGTGTGTTCATAACAATGTATTTACTTCCAATTCCACGTTTATAGGCGCGAACTCTAAAAAGAAACTTTTCCAATAACTCTTGTTTTTCAATAGAGAGGTTTTTATTTGAAATAATTACAGCTTCACTTTTTATGAGTGTCTCTGCTTCTTTTAATCCATTCATTATAAGTGTACTCCCTGTGCTTACAATGTCGAATATTCCATCGGCTAACCCGATACCCGTTGCAATTTCTACACTTCCTCTAAGTTCTTCGATTTTAGCATCAATGTTTTTCGATTTTAGAAACTTGCTTAAAATCTTCGGATAACTAGTAGCAATTCTTTTACCCTTAAAATATTTTAAACCTGTGTATTCTTCGTCTTTTGGGATAGCTAGCGAAAGGCGACAACTCCCGAAACCAAG encodes the following:
- the hisC gene encoding histidinol-phosphate transaminase — its product is MKLFNLESLVRPNIWNLKPYSSARDDFQGSKGVFLDANENPYGSLNRYPDPRQKELKVALSELKEIPTENIFIGNGSDEVIDLTYRIFANPGKDSVLICPPTYGMYEVSANINDIKIVNIPLLSNFQLNIDAVLEKIKNDSSIKLIFICSPNNPTGNSLKNINILLDDFQGIVVLDEAYIDFCKDKTFVPKIFTYPNLVVMQTFSKAWALAGARVGIAISQKEIIALFNKVKPPYNISRLNMNAALDAISMKRKKSVCVSNITNEREKLIDELKKLSIVKKIYPSDANFLLVQFSNANHIYNQLIDKNIITRNRHLQVENCIRITVGTPNENYLLMAELKNLDA
- the hisD gene encoding histidinol dehydrogenase yields the protein MKTINYPSPIKWEKLTKRPVLNQQKLMKTVAMMFYNILNKGDKAVLQYNRVFDFPNQKKLIIDNKAIEKASKKISEELKQAVELARKNIETFHLSQQEKPQKVKTSPGIVCWRESRPIERVGIYIPGGSAPLFSTVLMLAIPAKIAGCREIILCTPPDSNGNIHPAILYTANLVGVTKIVAAGGIQAIAAMAFGTESIPKVNKIFGPGNQYVMAAKHFTQYHGVAIDMPAGPSELLVIADETCNPAFVAADLLSQAEHGADSQVILLSNNKQVVKNVNKELYTQLNNLPRKEIAMQALKNSKAIVFNSLDECMAFSNEYAPEHLILAVKNPVFFSKNILNAGSVFLGNYSCESLGDYASGTNHTLPTNAHAKAYSGVSLDSFVKKITFQQISAEGITSIGNTVEIMAETEQLFAHKNAVTLRLRDINPSKSLKTKPKK
- a CDS encoding ATP phosphoribosyltransferase; amino-acid sequence: MNKLKIAIQKSGRLSEKSIELLNECGIKLSNSDRKLKTEAKNFPMEILFLRDDDIPQYVEQGVADIGILGQNEVWEKEKNVAEIEKLGFGSCRLSLAIPKDEEYTGLKYFKGKRIATSYPKILSKFLKSKNIDAKIEELRGSVEIATGIGLADGIFDIVSTGSTLIMNGLKEAETLIKSEAVIISNKNLSIEKQELLEKFLFRVRAYKRGIGSKYIVMNTPNKSIPAICGILPGMKSPSIIPLAEEGWSSVHSVVKEDQFWDVIDALKNVEAQGILVINIEKMIL